The Streptomyces sp. RKAG293 genome includes a region encoding these proteins:
- a CDS encoding DNA-directed RNA polymerase subunit alpha, producing the protein MLIAQRPSLTEEVVEVWRSRFVIEPLEPGFGYTLGNSLRRALLSSIPGAAVTSIRIDGVLHEFTTVPGVKEDVTDIVLNIKQLVVSSEEDEPVVMYLRKQGPGVVTAADITPPAGVTVHNPDLVLATLNAQGKLEVELTVERGRGYVSAVQNKQQGQEIGRIPVDSIYSPVLKATCTVEATRVEQRTDFDKLIVDIETKQAVLPRDALASAGKTLVELFGLASELNADAEGIDMGPSPTVAALAADLALPIEELDLTVRSYNCLKREGVHSVGELTARSEADLLDIRNFGGKSIVEVKMKLAGMGLTLRDSPPGFDPTAAADAFSADDDGNTGFQETEQY; encoded by the coding sequence GTGCTGATCGCTCAGCGTCCGTCGTTGACCGAAGAGGTCGTCGAGGTGTGGCGTTCACGGTTCGTCATCGAACCGCTGGAGCCGGGATTCGGCTACACCCTGGGGAACTCGCTGCGCCGGGCGCTGTTGTCGTCGATCCCCGGTGCCGCTGTCACCAGCATCCGCATCGATGGCGTTCTGCACGAGTTCACCACCGTGCCGGGCGTCAAGGAGGACGTGACCGACATCGTCCTGAACATCAAGCAGCTCGTGGTGTCCTCGGAGGAGGACGAGCCGGTGGTGATGTACCTGCGCAAGCAGGGCCCCGGTGTCGTGACCGCCGCCGACATCACGCCGCCGGCCGGTGTCACGGTGCACAACCCCGACCTGGTTCTGGCCACCCTGAACGCCCAGGGCAAGCTGGAGGTGGAACTCACCGTCGAGCGCGGTCGCGGCTACGTCTCCGCCGTCCAGAACAAGCAGCAGGGCCAGGAGATCGGCCGCATCCCGGTCGACTCCATCTACAGCCCGGTGCTCAAGGCCACCTGCACGGTGGAGGCGACCCGTGTCGAGCAGCGCACCGACTTCGACAAGCTGATCGTCGACATCGAGACCAAGCAGGCGGTGCTGCCGCGTGACGCCCTGGCGTCGGCCGGCAAGACCCTGGTCGAGCTGTTCGGTCTGGCCAGCGAGCTCAATGCCGACGCCGAGGGCATCGACATGGGCCCGTCCCCGACGGTTGCGGCCCTGGCCGCCGATCTGGCGCTGCCGATCGAGGAGCTCGATCTCACCGTCCGTTCGTACAACTGTCTCAAGCGCGAGGGCGTCCACTCGGTGGGCGAGCTCACGGCGCGTTCCGAGGCGGACCTGCTGGACATCCGCAACTTCGGCGGGAAGTCGATCGTCGAGGTCAAGATGAAGCTGGCCGGCATGGGCCTGACCCTCAGGGACAGCCCGCCCGGATTCGACCCGACCGCCGCGGCGGACGCCTTCAGCGCCGATGACGACGGGAACACCGGGTTCCAGGAGACCGAGCAGTACTGA
- a CDS encoding barstar family protein: MTSNELIVDLRGRLIATLDDFWDAVSEPCGLPTWFGRNLDAWSDTINSRGISEVIDSHDTLIVHVDQQGLFDGNQREAEILAGIFDGEQNRLVVHGPA; the protein is encoded by the coding sequence ATGACGAGCAATGAGCTGATCGTTGACCTGCGCGGTCGGCTGATCGCGACCCTTGACGACTTCTGGGACGCGGTGAGCGAGCCGTGCGGGCTGCCGACGTGGTTCGGCCGCAACCTGGACGCGTGGTCGGACACGATCAACAGTCGGGGCATCTCTGAGGTGATCGACAGCCACGACACTCTGATCGTGCACGTCGATCAGCAAGGTCTCTTCGACGGGAACCAGCGGGAGGCCGAGATCCTGGCCGGCATCTTCGACGGAGAGCAGAATCGGCTCGTCGTCCACGGGCCGGCCTGA
- a CDS encoding alanine racemase has product MALTLYVDPVRWRAHQDVVTRQFPGMVPVVRGNGFGFGHEALAEEAMRLNTDVIAVGTTYEAARMKDVYSGRVLVLSPYWRGEQAPALPGRVIRSVSCVESLRSLRGARVVVEVMSSMKSPGVSAHDLHLLRSGVEDVSLEGFAIHLPLNRTGGPDAAGEVIACMERLRAAGLPLHTMFVSHLGAEQLDQVQTQFPHTRIRARIGTQLWLGDQEATQFRTSVLEVRQVVKGERFGFLQGKVPSDGCLVVVSGGTSHGVGLEAPKDLHGVVPRAKNVARLGLATANHHLSPFVWAGRRRWFAEPPHLQVSVLFVPQDVPQPTVGSELVARLGHTVTHPDRVVDCSAQAWPAPSDAGIPDPVPFDSAAFDRACEVV; this is encoded by the coding sequence ATGGCGCTCACGCTCTACGTCGACCCCGTGCGCTGGAGGGCGCATCAGGATGTGGTGACCCGGCAGTTCCCCGGGATGGTCCCGGTCGTCAGGGGCAACGGATTCGGCTTCGGCCACGAGGCGCTGGCCGAGGAGGCCATGCGCCTGAACACGGACGTCATCGCCGTCGGTACGACCTACGAGGCGGCCCGGATGAAGGATGTGTACAGCGGAAGGGTTCTGGTCCTGTCGCCGTACTGGCGCGGTGAGCAGGCCCCCGCGCTGCCGGGGCGGGTGATCCGTTCGGTGTCCTGCGTCGAGAGCCTGCGCAGCCTGAGGGGAGCCCGGGTCGTGGTCGAGGTGATGAGCAGCATGAAGTCGCCGGGCGTCAGCGCCCACGACCTGCACCTGCTCCGGTCCGGAGTCGAGGACGTGAGTCTGGAGGGGTTCGCCATCCACCTGCCGCTGAACCGGACCGGCGGCCCGGACGCCGCAGGGGAGGTCATCGCGTGCATGGAGCGACTCCGTGCCGCGGGTCTTCCCCTGCACACGATGTTCGTCAGCCATCTGGGGGCCGAGCAACTCGACCAGGTGCAGACGCAGTTCCCCCACACGCGCATCCGCGCCCGCATCGGGACCCAGCTGTGGCTGGGCGACCAGGAAGCCACCCAATTCCGGACGTCGGTCCTGGAGGTCAGGCAGGTCGTGAAGGGGGAGCGCTTCGGTTTCCTGCAGGGCAAGGTGCCCTCCGACGGCTGCCTGGTGGTCGTCTCGGGCGGTACCTCGCACGGGGTGGGCCTGGAAGCCCCGAAGGACCTGCACGGTGTGGTGCCCCGGGCCAAGAACGTGGCCCGGCTCGGTCTGGCCACCGCCAATCACCACCTGTCGCCCTTCGTCTGGGCGGGCAGACGGCGCTGGTTCGCGGAGCCGCCGCACCTGCAGGTCTCGGTTCTCTTCGTCCCGCAGGACGTCCCGCAGCCGACGGTGGGCAGCGAACTCGTGGCGCGCCTGGGGCACACCGTGACCCACCCCGACCGGGTCGTCGACTGCTCGGCCCAGGCATGGCCCGCTCCGTCCGACGCCGGTATTCCCGACCCCGTCCCGTTTGACTCCGCCGCCTTCGACCGAGCCTGTGAGGTGGTCTGA
- a CDS encoding NAD(P)-dependent oxidoreductase: MRTRRGTVAITGAAGRIGSAVRAGLRDEVKRLVLIDRVQLTAQSPTEDVHQLDLRDADAVAEALQGADAVIHLGGIPDEAPLPDLLDANVLGTHNVLEGARRQGLRRVVLASSNRLGGFHPVTETVTPDLPARPDGLYGVSKVAMEALGRLYADKFGLSVVCLRIGSYEDTPTERRHLSTWLSPRDCLGFARAALTAPDVHFTTAYAVSANTRRFWDIAAGAELGYVPADDAEAFASSLPAAGDSTGSELQGGAYTGKEYTLRHI; encoded by the coding sequence ATGCGAACACGACGTGGGACGGTGGCGATCACCGGTGCTGCCGGGCGGATCGGCTCGGCAGTACGAGCCGGATTGCGCGACGAGGTGAAGCGGCTGGTGCTCATCGACCGCGTCCAGCTCACCGCGCAGTCGCCGACGGAGGACGTCCACCAGCTCGATCTGCGGGACGCCGACGCGGTGGCGGAAGCTCTCCAGGGTGCGGATGCGGTGATCCACCTGGGCGGGATTCCGGACGAAGCCCCCTTGCCGGACCTCCTGGACGCGAACGTCCTCGGAACGCACAACGTGCTGGAGGGAGCGCGCCGACAGGGGCTGCGGCGGGTGGTTCTCGCCAGCAGCAACCGTCTCGGCGGCTTCCATCCGGTCACGGAGACCGTGACACCCGACCTGCCCGCACGCCCGGACGGCCTCTACGGGGTGAGCAAGGTCGCCATGGAGGCGCTCGGGCGCCTGTACGCGGACAAGTTCGGCCTGTCCGTGGTGTGCCTGCGCATCGGGAGCTACGAGGACACCCCGACCGAACGACGCCACCTGTCCACCTGGCTGAGCCCCCGCGACTGCCTCGGCTTCGCCCGCGCGGCCCTCACCGCTCCCGACGTGCACTTCACCACCGCCTACGCGGTCTCCGCCAACACCCGCCGCTTCTGGGACATCGCGGCCGGCGCCGAGCTGGGTTACGTGCCCGCGGACGATGCGGAGGCCTTCGCTTCGAGCCTTCCGGCCGCCGGGGACTCGACTGGGAGCGAGCTGCAGGGCGGCGCGTATACCGGAAAGGAGTACACGCTCCGTCACATCTGA
- a CDS encoding TetR/AcrR family transcriptional regulator has protein sequence MTTRTAPGPRERLLEAAQRLTYSHGMGVGVDALLKEANVARRSLYEHFGGKDGLIAEVLRRSTAEDEAAYHQAMEAAGDDPRARLLGVFDGIAVAIDRPDFRGCRYLAADLALTDPDHPGHAITRAYRMRVQQLLEHELLALGHPHVMAAAGQLLLLIDGALAAGVTRPATHPAASARQLAGHVLDARPAAA, from the coding sequence ATGACGACGCGCACCGCACCGGGACCTCGCGAACGACTCCTGGAAGCCGCCCAGCGGCTGACCTACAGCCATGGGATGGGCGTGGGCGTCGACGCCCTGCTGAAGGAGGCGAACGTGGCCCGGCGCTCGCTCTACGAGCACTTCGGCGGCAAGGACGGGCTGATCGCGGAAGTCCTGCGGCGGAGTACCGCCGAGGACGAGGCCGCCTACCACCAGGCCATGGAGGCGGCGGGCGACGACCCCCGTGCCCGTCTGCTGGGCGTCTTCGACGGCATCGCCGTGGCCATCGACCGGCCCGACTTCCGCGGCTGCCGCTATCTGGCCGCGGATCTCGCCCTGACCGACCCCGACCACCCGGGGCACGCCATCACCCGTGCGTACCGCATGCGGGTGCAGCAGCTTCTGGAGCACGAGCTCCTCGCGCTCGGGCATCCACACGTCATGGCCGCGGCCGGCCAGCTTCTGCTGCTCATCGACGGCGCACTCGCGGCCGGGGTCACCCGCCCCGCAACCCACCCCGCGGCCTCCGCCCGCCAACTGGCCGGGCACGTCCTCGACGCCCGTCCGGCGGCCGCCTGA
- the glsA gene encoding glutaminase A produces MSSSRSGVDVVTEALAEVHGRYGSLSDGRVADYIPQLAFADRDCFGLALMSMDGHGYRAGRCGVSFTLQSLTKPFVLALALAELGPDDVGRSVGAEPSGEAFNAISLDAVTGRPANPMINAGAIAVTALVPATSPAERFSRILECLGRFAGRSLYVDEDVYRSEVETGHRNRALAYLMRGTGVLRGDPVQAVDTYFRQCSVRATVTDLAVMGATLANGGTNPVTGERVVPEPVALQVLSVMAMCGMYDAAGSWMLHVGLPAKSGVSGGLVAVSPARFGIALHSPPLDAAGNPVRGVAALRELSERFGLHLMHNAAPGAPTVMLSTTTSSGRIALIAAQGKLDFTAAERVLFALERRRVGAPGGVVLDLERVTGMDSTAKAMLERALTLLIEGGHDVTVVGDLPFRARGTWRRSTDRAQALADAEHALTAARDPNPGPGRHPG; encoded by the coding sequence ATGAGTTCCTCCCGGAGCGGCGTGGACGTCGTCACCGAGGCTCTGGCGGAGGTGCACGGTCGCTACGGGTCCCTGTCCGACGGCCGGGTCGCCGACTACATCCCGCAGCTGGCCTTCGCGGACCGTGACTGTTTCGGGCTCGCACTGATGAGCATGGACGGTCACGGCTACCGCGCGGGACGGTGCGGCGTGTCGTTCACGCTCCAGTCCCTGACGAAGCCCTTCGTCCTCGCCCTCGCGCTGGCAGAGCTGGGTCCCGACGATGTGGGGCGCAGTGTCGGAGCCGAGCCCAGTGGTGAGGCGTTCAATGCCATCAGCCTCGACGCGGTGACGGGCCGGCCCGCGAACCCGATGATCAATGCCGGCGCCATCGCGGTCACGGCCCTGGTCCCGGCCACCAGCCCCGCCGAGCGGTTCTCGCGGATCCTGGAGTGTCTCGGACGGTTCGCCGGCCGCTCCCTGTACGTGGACGAGGACGTCTACCGTTCCGAGGTCGAGACGGGTCACCGCAATCGGGCGCTGGCGTATCTGATGCGCGGGACCGGTGTGCTGCGGGGTGATCCGGTCCAGGCGGTCGACACCTACTTCCGGCAGTGCTCGGTACGGGCCACGGTGACCGACCTGGCGGTGATGGGAGCCACCCTGGCGAACGGGGGCACGAACCCGGTGACGGGAGAGCGTGTCGTTCCCGAGCCGGTGGCCCTTCAGGTGCTGTCGGTGATGGCCATGTGCGGGATGTACGACGCCGCCGGGAGCTGGATGCTGCACGTGGGACTGCCGGCCAAGAGCGGGGTGTCCGGAGGGCTGGTCGCCGTCAGTCCGGCCCGCTTCGGGATCGCCCTCCACAGCCCTCCGCTGGATGCTGCCGGCAATCCCGTCCGGGGCGTCGCGGCGCTGCGGGAGCTGTCCGAGCGCTTCGGGCTGCATCTGATGCACAATGCCGCGCCGGGCGCCCCGACGGTGATGCTGTCGACGACCACGAGCAGCGGGCGGATCGCCCTGATCGCGGCTCAGGGCAAGCTGGACTTCACCGCGGCCGAGCGGGTGCTGTTCGCCCTGGAGCGGCGGAGAGTGGGCGCGCCGGGCGGGGTCGTCCTCGACCTCGAACGCGTCACCGGCATGGACAGCACGGCCAAGGCGATGCTGGAGCGCGCGCTGACACTGCTCATCGAGGGTGGACATGATGTGACCGTGGTCGGCGACCTTCCCTTCAGGGCCCGGGGAACCTGGCGGCGGTCGACGGACCGCGCCCAGGCCCTCGCGGACGCCGAGCACGCACTGACCGCCGCCCGCGACCCGAACCCTGGCCCCGGTCGGCACCCCGGCTAG
- a CDS encoding methyltransferase domain-containing protein — MADPRPTSAFHVTNIGVTPTDRLIGALDAQADSEGVRRLRQWAHAAVAAQPGERAVDVGAGTGSETQVLAAAVGPAGEAVGVEPHDGLREAAEHRAAAAGNAARFVAGDATALPLDDAGTDVVWCERVFQHLTEPAKAVGEIVRVLRPGGRVVLLDTDWATALLHPGDPEVVAALMRRALTASANPHAGRQLVGQLATAGLEITDVGSQALIQSNTKVNWQLIRMLGESALREELITAQQRDALYADLTAAADEGALHMSVTMFGVAARLPSA, encoded by the coding sequence ATGGCGGATCCTCGACCCACTTCGGCGTTTCACGTGACCAACATCGGCGTCACGCCCACGGATCGACTGATCGGGGCGCTGGATGCGCAGGCCGACAGCGAGGGTGTACGCAGACTTCGGCAGTGGGCTCATGCCGCGGTGGCAGCTCAGCCCGGGGAGCGGGCGGTGGATGTCGGGGCGGGCACCGGGTCGGAGACCCAGGTTCTCGCGGCCGCTGTCGGGCCGGCCGGCGAGGCGGTCGGGGTCGAACCGCACGACGGGCTGAGGGAGGCCGCGGAACACCGCGCGGCCGCGGCCGGCAACGCCGCCCGGTTCGTCGCGGGTGACGCGACGGCGCTGCCGCTCGACGATGCCGGCACGGATGTGGTGTGGTGCGAGCGCGTCTTCCAGCACCTCACCGAACCCGCGAAGGCGGTCGGCGAGATCGTCCGCGTGCTGCGCCCCGGCGGGCGCGTCGTCCTGCTCGACACGGACTGGGCGACCGCGCTCCTGCACCCCGGTGACCCCGAGGTCGTCGCCGCGCTGATGCGCCGCGCGCTGACGGCCTCGGCGAATCCCCACGCCGGACGGCAGCTCGTCGGCCAACTGGCCACGGCGGGGCTGGAGATCACGGATGTCGGCTCCCAGGCACTGATCCAGAGCAACACCAAGGTCAACTGGCAGCTCATCCGCATGCTCGGCGAGTCCGCGCTGCGCGAGGAGCTGATCACCGCGCAGCAGCGGGACGCGCTGTACGCCGATCTCACCGCCGCCGCCGATGAGGGCGCGCTTCACATGTCCGTGACCATGTTCGGAGTGGCCGCGAGGCTTCCGTCCGCTTGA
- a CDS encoding MFS transporter, giving the protein MPSHNSAPTAPATTSYRALLRNREFAGLYAGFTLTVAASTVSGFALGTMVNRQTRSPFLTAVSMYGATFATVFGALTLMSVADGRRPRRTLVSLQGISLLGIAAQAVPGLPLAARFALLLGLGFFQSLGTGTRMGLLAEVVPVSAYALARSLMNITSGGMAVLGYALGAVLLRYLSPQGVFVVAAVLTGLGLAVVTTTVREHSIRLTRRPGLRQTWTTNAALFSRPGRRALLVNLWVPNGLIVGCEALFLSYDPDHAGILLAAGSAGMLLGDLTVGRLLSAEQRRRYAFSLRLLLAVPYLLFAIDPPVLVATAAVFLAGTGFAATLPLQEQLLALTPDPVRGQVQGVESAGRMTWQGLGAAIAGGAAQHLAAGPTIAAIAAVSVAVTVVSRPFMAGDRSPGSQHGETSREPHPSNG; this is encoded by the coding sequence ATGCCTTCTCACAACTCCGCGCCCACGGCACCCGCCACCACCTCCTATCGCGCCCTGCTCCGCAACAGAGAGTTCGCCGGCCTCTACGCCGGCTTCACCTTGACGGTCGCCGCGAGCACCGTGTCGGGCTTCGCGCTCGGCACCATGGTCAACCGGCAGACCCGCTCCCCGTTCCTGACGGCCGTCAGCATGTACGGCGCCACCTTCGCGACCGTGTTCGGTGCGCTGACGCTCATGTCGGTCGCGGACGGACGCCGACCTCGCCGGACCCTCGTCTCGCTCCAGGGAATCTCCCTGCTGGGTATCGCCGCGCAGGCCGTCCCGGGGCTGCCCTTGGCCGCCCGGTTCGCCCTGCTCCTGGGGCTCGGTTTCTTCCAGTCCCTCGGGACCGGCACGCGGATGGGGCTGCTCGCCGAGGTCGTGCCGGTCTCGGCGTACGCGCTGGCACGTTCACTCATGAACATCACATCGGGTGGCATGGCCGTCCTCGGCTACGCCTTGGGCGCCGTCCTGCTGCGGTACCTGAGCCCGCAAGGGGTCTTCGTCGTCGCCGCGGTCCTGACCGGACTCGGGCTGGCCGTGGTGACGACGACCGTCAGGGAACACTCGATCCGGCTGACCCGTCGCCCCGGACTGCGGCAGACCTGGACGACGAACGCCGCGCTCTTCTCCCGCCCCGGCCGGCGGGCGCTGCTGGTGAACCTCTGGGTTCCCAACGGCCTGATCGTCGGCTGCGAGGCCCTGTTCCTCTCCTACGATCCGGACCACGCCGGCATCCTCCTGGCCGCCGGGTCGGCCGGCATGCTCCTCGGGGACCTGACCGTCGGACGCCTCCTCAGCGCCGAGCAGCGACGCCGCTACGCCTTCTCCCTGCGGCTGCTGCTCGCCGTCCCTTACCTGCTGTTCGCGATCGACCCTCCCGTCCTGGTCGCGACAGCGGCGGTGTTCCTCGCCGGCACAGGTTTCGCCGCCACGCTGCCCCTGCAGGAACAGCTGCTCGCGCTGACCCCTGATCCCGTCCGCGGCCAGGTCCAGGGCGTGGAATCCGCCGGCCGGATGACCTGGCAGGGCCTCGGCGCCGCGATCGCCGGTGGCGCCGCCCAGCACCTCGCCGCCGGCCCCACGATCGCCGCCATCGCCGCGGTCTCCGTTGCCGTCACCGTTGTCTCCCGGCCGTTCATGGCCGGTGACCGCAGTCCCGGCTCCCAGCACGGCGAGACATCCCGCGAGCCGCATCCCTCGAACGGATGA
- a CDS encoding TrkA C-terminal domain-containing protein: protein MDRSPAPSTFSGRLEAVWVSVGQTLKIGGAVGSPLYVLASILLALVALLFVSALVSLITTGINQRILELRMGHSAVLEARHTVVLGWSDPVFSVIAELVTANTNQRRSTVTVLAAKDKAEMEEEIGARLRATGTTNIVCRNGCTTDPAVLARVSPQTAKAILVLPPDGDDCDAHVVKTLLALNALTPETGDAIVVAAVHDAHNHLTATLAAGPRGRVLAIDDIIARLVVQTARQPGLSLVYEELLDFAGDEFYTVVAPALVGRTFGEALLAFSHSSVVGLLRADGIALNPNPGTTITASDRIIVIAQDDDTAVVADATNCIDEEAIVTASPRPPTPQRLLMLGWNRRGPLILDQLALYLAAPTRLDVVALGDEPALDGIHDMADAPQHLDVTFHSADTTDPRVLGRLDVLSYDSVIVIGDTGHASPPPFVTTRAPEADDRTLVTLLHLRAIEEATHQEIPLTTEMSDDRNRLLAPVRAGADFIVSGRLISLLMTQISESPYLADLFDELFRAEGNELYLKPAGDYVRAGEGVTFATVVASALRRHECALGYRLRAQAATGPTYGVRINPDKRQPVRFTRDDWVIVLAES, encoded by the coding sequence GTGGACCGATCGCCGGCCCCGAGTACGTTCTCCGGCCGGCTCGAGGCCGTATGGGTCAGCGTCGGGCAGACGCTGAAGATCGGCGGGGCGGTCGGATCCCCTCTGTACGTACTGGCGTCCATCCTGCTGGCGCTGGTCGCTCTGCTGTTCGTGTCGGCGTTGGTCAGTCTGATCACCACGGGGATCAACCAACGCATCCTGGAGCTCCGCATGGGCCACTCCGCGGTACTCGAAGCGCGGCACACCGTCGTACTGGGCTGGTCCGATCCCGTGTTCTCCGTGATCGCGGAACTGGTGACGGCCAACACCAACCAGCGCCGATCCACCGTGACCGTCCTCGCCGCCAAGGACAAGGCGGAGATGGAGGAGGAGATCGGCGCCCGCCTCCGCGCCACCGGCACCACCAACATCGTCTGCCGCAACGGCTGCACCACCGACCCGGCGGTTCTGGCCAGGGTCAGTCCGCAGACCGCGAAGGCCATCCTGGTGCTGCCGCCCGACGGGGACGACTGCGACGCCCACGTCGTGAAGACCCTGCTCGCCCTCAACGCGCTCACACCGGAGACCGGCGACGCCATCGTGGTCGCCGCGGTCCACGACGCCCACAACCACCTCACCGCCACGCTGGCCGCCGGACCGCGCGGACGGGTGCTGGCCATCGACGACATCATCGCCCGCCTCGTCGTCCAGACCGCCCGCCAGCCCGGACTCTCCCTCGTCTACGAGGAACTCCTCGACTTCGCGGGGGACGAGTTCTACACCGTGGTCGCTCCCGCACTGGTCGGACGCACCTTCGGCGAGGCCCTGCTCGCCTTCTCCCACTCCTCGGTGGTCGGACTGCTGCGCGCCGACGGCATCGCACTCAACCCGAACCCCGGCACGACCATCACCGCGAGCGACCGGATCATCGTCATCGCACAGGACGACGACACAGCCGTCGTGGCGGACGCAACCAACTGCATCGACGAGGAAGCGATCGTCACGGCCAGCCCCCGGCCACCCACCCCACAGCGGCTCCTCATGCTCGGCTGGAACCGTCGCGGTCCCCTCATCCTCGATCAACTCGCCCTCTATCTGGCCGCCCCGACCAGACTCGACGTGGTGGCACTCGGAGACGAACCGGCGCTCGACGGCATCCATGACATGGCAGATGCGCCGCAGCACCTCGATGTGACGTTCCACAGCGCGGACACCACGGACCCGCGCGTGCTGGGGCGGTTGGACGTGCTCTCGTACGACAGCGTCATCGTCATCGGAGACACGGGGCACGCGTCCCCGCCCCCCTTCGTCACCACCCGGGCCCCGGAGGCGGACGACAGGACGCTGGTCACGCTGCTGCATCTGAGAGCGATCGAGGAAGCCACCCACCAGGAGATCCCCCTCACCACCGAGATGTCCGACGACCGCAACCGGCTGCTCGCGCCGGTGCGTGCGGGCGCCGACTTCATCGTCAGCGGGCGCCTCATCAGCCTCCTGATGACGCAGATCTCGGAGAGCCCCTACCTGGCCGACCTCTTCGACGAACTGTTCAGGGCGGAGGGGAACGAGCTCTACCTCAAGCCCGCGGGCGACTACGTCCGGGCGGGGGAGGGGGTCACGTTCGCCACCGTCGTCGCCTCAGCACTCCGCCGCCATGAATGCGCCCTCGGGTACCGGCTGCGCGCGCAGGCCGCCACGGGGCCGACGTACGGGGTTCGGATCAACCCCGACAAGCGACAACCCGTGCGCTTCACGCGGGACGACTGGGTGATCGTGCTCGCGGAGAGCTGA
- a CDS encoding TetR/AcrR family transcriptional regulator: MGRTSDAREKILSAAQSLIELRGYSALGVAEICKAAGVPKGSFYYFFASKEALALAVLDEHWAGQQATWTRILNSAAEPLQRLRRLFEETAAGQLAGQQSCGTVSGCLFGNLTLEMSNQTEAVRERLQEIFDAQVGMVAAVIAEALERKEVTVIDTREAARSVVAQLEGQVLFAKLYNNTHRLGPLWANCLALLGARPPREAVAGI; this comes from the coding sequence ATGGGACGGACCAGCGACGCCAGGGAGAAGATCCTCAGTGCCGCGCAATCGCTCATCGAGCTGCGCGGTTACTCGGCCTTGGGCGTGGCCGAGATCTGCAAGGCGGCCGGGGTGCCGAAGGGCAGCTTCTACTACTTCTTCGCATCCAAGGAAGCGCTCGCCCTGGCCGTGCTCGACGAGCACTGGGCCGGCCAGCAGGCGACCTGGACGCGCATCCTGAACAGTGCAGCGGAACCGCTGCAGCGGCTGCGCCGGCTCTTCGAGGAGACGGCGGCCGGCCAGCTCGCCGGGCAGCAGAGCTGCGGCACCGTGTCGGGCTGCCTGTTCGGCAATCTCACTCTGGAGATGAGCAACCAGACCGAGGCCGTCCGCGAGCGACTGCAGGAGATCTTCGACGCTCAGGTCGGGATGGTCGCCGCGGTCATCGCCGAGGCTCTCGAGCGCAAGGAGGTCACCGTGATCGACACCCGGGAAGCCGCACGGTCGGTGGTCGCCCAGCTCGAGGGGCAGGTGCTGTTCGCGAAGCTCTACAACAACACCCACCGGCTCGGCCCTCTGTGGGCGAACTGCCTGGCCCTGCTCGGTGCCCGCCCGCCGCGGGAGGCCGTGGCCGGCATCTGA